Proteins encoded in a region of the Sterolibacterium denitrificans genome:
- the murD gene encoding UDP-N-acetylmuramoyl-L-alanine--D-glutamate ligase: MKLSGLHVLILGLGESGLAMARWCARQGARVRVADTRATPPGLAQLHAAVPGAEFIPGAFDKALLAGIDLLALSPGLSAGQMVVFEARARGIRVLGEIELFAEALRELGVRQQCKVIAITGTNGKTTTATLTAHLCRAAGHDAELAGNISPAALDALMARLDAGKLPEIWVLELSSFQLETLDTLQADVATVLNVSDDHLDRYIDLDEYASAKARIFAGDGVQVLNRDDARVKRMALPGRWLLSFGLDAPGMLEDFGLRNRGGDPWLVQGDSFLLPVSRLPLPGLHNAANALAALALCHALDLAMPRLLDGLLSFQGLPHRVEFVAEIHGVRYYDDSKGTNVGATVAALQGRLHAPDGKTVLIAGGDGKGQDFSPLGPAVAAHARAVVLLGRDAPLIEAVLQDGAVPLRRAAGMDEAVLAAAAAARPGDAVLLSPACASFDMYRNYVHRAEAFIDAVRALAVVGDGA, from the coding sequence ATGAAACTGAGCGGCCTGCATGTCCTGATCCTCGGTCTCGGTGAGTCCGGGCTGGCGATGGCGCGCTGGTGCGCGCGCCAGGGCGCCCGTGTGCGCGTGGCCGATACGCGGGCGACGCCGCCGGGTCTGGCGCAGTTGCACGCCGCCGTGCCCGGCGCCGAATTCATCCCCGGCGCCTTCGACAAGGCGCTGCTTGCCGGTATCGACCTCCTGGCGCTGTCGCCCGGGCTTTCGGCCGGCCAGATGGTGGTGTTCGAGGCGCGCGCGCGCGGCATCCGCGTACTCGGCGAAATCGAACTGTTCGCCGAGGCGTTGCGCGAGCTGGGTGTGCGCCAACAGTGCAAGGTCATTGCCATCACCGGCACCAACGGCAAGACCACGACGGCGACCCTGACCGCGCATCTGTGCCGCGCGGCCGGCCACGATGCCGAGCTGGCCGGCAACATTTCCCCGGCCGCGCTCGATGCGCTGATGGCGCGCCTGGACGCCGGCAAGCTGCCGGAAATCTGGGTGCTGGAATTGTCGAGCTTCCAGCTCGAAACGCTCGACACGCTCCAGGCCGACGTGGCGACGGTGCTGAATGTCAGCGACGATCACCTCGACCGCTACATCGATCTGGACGAGTACGCCAGCGCCAAGGCGCGCATCTTCGCCGGCGACGGGGTGCAGGTGCTCAACCGCGACGATGCGCGCGTCAAGCGCATGGCGCTGCCGGGCCGCTGGCTGCTCAGCTTCGGCCTCGATGCGCCGGGGATGCTGGAGGATTTTGGCCTGCGAAACAGGGGCGGCGATCCGTGGCTGGTACAGGGCGACAGTTTCCTGCTGCCCGTATCGCGTCTGCCGCTGCCCGGTTTGCACAACGCGGCCAACGCGCTGGCCGCGCTGGCGCTGTGTCATGCGCTGGATCTGGCCATGCCGCGCTTGCTCGATGGCCTGCTGAGTTTCCAGGGTTTGCCGCATCGCGTCGAATTCGTTGCCGAAATCCATGGCGTGCGCTACTACGACGATTCGAAAGGTACCAATGTGGGCGCGACCGTCGCTGCCTTGCAAGGCCGCCTGCATGCGCCGGACGGCAAGACGGTGCTGATTGCCGGGGGCGATGGCAAGGGACAGGATTTTTCGCCGCTCGGGCCGGCAGTGGCGGCGCATGCGCGCGCCGTGGTGTTGCTCGGCCGCGATGCGCCTCTGATCGAAGCGGTCCTGCAGGATGGCGCCGTACCGCTGCGGCGCGCTGCCGGCATGGACGAGGCGGTGCTGGCGGCGGCGGCGGCGGCACGGCCGGGGGATGCGGTGCTGCTTTCGCCGGCCTGCGCCAGTTTCGACATGTATCGCAACTACGTTCATCGCGCCGAGGCATTCATCGACGCCGTGCGCGCGCTTGCCGTTGTGGGGGATGGCGCATGA